A single window of Pseudarthrobacter defluvii DNA harbors:
- a CDS encoding IniB N-terminal domain-containing protein — protein sequence MPTLANDLVQFLMQLFGNREAVQAFLDDPERALAEHGLGNVCSADVDAAMPVVLDYAPITVNAMSFEREHNTGGSSAWSGQVTTTAAHAGSAATIHAGMQSPGQGGTDYDHDDHAHAVQQLHHVVNHFSYTSNSTLLDDRDTITDQSVNQNIWAHGDVEQWFDHDAVVAAGDRAVAGGDDASVRDSNNITDSYNSDHSTDYSTDNSLHAGGDVSIGNEETAISDSFNTDVGLDVDDSFNDNSDHSDYSDNSVYSDHSDHSVSTDTELEVRDSFNDNSDNSTHDSVEVEDSFNPDNSTTTAVEVHVDDSFQDNSATNIVEDNVVVAENQLEFTEDNSLQDNSSHADEDLDSHTSIDHPVVDDSTVL from the coding sequence ATGCCAACACTCGCAAACGACCTTGTTCAGTTCCTGATGCAGCTCTTCGGCAACCGGGAGGCGGTCCAGGCGTTCCTGGACGACCCCGAAAGGGCATTGGCCGAACACGGCCTGGGCAACGTGTGCTCGGCAGACGTGGACGCGGCGATGCCTGTTGTCCTGGATTACGCTCCCATCACCGTCAATGCCATGTCCTTCGAGCGGGAGCACAACACCGGCGGAAGCAGTGCCTGGTCCGGGCAGGTGACCACGACGGCGGCGCACGCCGGGAGTGCCGCAACAATCCATGCCGGGATGCAGAGTCCAGGCCAGGGCGGAACGGACTACGACCATGACGACCACGCCCACGCGGTCCAGCAGCTGCACCACGTGGTGAACCACTTCTCCTATACCAGCAACAGCACCCTGCTCGACGACCGGGACACCATCACGGACCAGTCCGTCAACCAAAACATCTGGGCGCACGGGGACGTGGAGCAGTGGTTCGACCACGATGCGGTGGTGGCCGCCGGGGACCGTGCGGTGGCCGGCGGAGACGATGCCAGTGTCCGGGACTCCAACAACATCACGGATTCCTACAACTCCGACCATTCCACCGATTACTCCACGGACAATTCCCTTCACGCCGGCGGCGACGTCAGCATTGGTAATGAGGAGACGGCCATCTCCGACTCCTTCAATACCGACGTCGGCCTCGATGTGGACGACTCCTTCAACGACAACTCGGACCACTCGGACTACTCCGACAATTCGGTCTACTCCGACCATTCGGACCACTCTGTCAGCACAGACACGGAGCTGGAGGTCCGCGACTCGTTCAACGACAACTCCGACAACTCCACCCACGACTCGGTGGAGGTGGAGGATTCCTTCAACCCGGACAACTCCACCACTACGGCAGTGGAGGTCCACGTGGACGACTCCTTCCAGGACAATTCGGCCACCAACATCGTGGAGGATAACGTGGTGGTGGCAGAGAACCAGCTCGAGTTCACCGAGGACAATTCACTTCAGGACAACTCCAGCCATGCGGATGAGGACCTGGACAGCCACACCAGCATTGACCATCCGGTGGTTGACGACTCCACCGTGTTGTAA
- a CDS encoding dynamin family protein, whose product MAEAAPARPPGPVTAGQLVKLVEQGLQLVGSGDRGDLRRRLEQAMHRLQDPSIRVIVVGEFKQGKSKLINALVNAPVCPVDDDIATSVPTIVRYGEPASATLLVSAPENFSAAENPAGNGAADGGSIERRPVELTDLSAFVSEQGNPGNSRKIAAAEVCLPRRILTGGLTIIDSPGVGGMGSTHTLTTLTALPTADAMLLVSDASQEYTEPELRFLRQAMRITPSVAAVLSKTDLYPDWRRVEELDRAHLDQVAPDVPLLPLSADLRLEASRLQDSELNAESGFPALVAHLRNDVAGKAERIQRRSVSQDLLSVTENLRLSLQSELEALENPGARPQMLADLEQAKMEADHLRKRSARWQLTLSDGINDLIADMEYDLRDRLRGIQREAETAIDQGDPGPVWTQFSQWLEECVAAAVSDTFVWTSERSQWLAAQVAEHFAADEVSLPVLHVSDSGDALDPVEQMPGLDPGRVNPIQKVLIGMRGSYGGVLMFGLLTGIFGMALINPLSVGAGLLLGRKAYREDKETRLKRRQGEAKALVRRQLDDVTFQVGKQLKDRLRLVQRTIRDHFTEIADEYHRSLSDSVAAAQKAANSYAQEKEGRIQDIRAELKKVDALHRAAEAVAAEAKAAGTRSAAGVG is encoded by the coding sequence GTGGCAGAAGCAGCACCAGCAAGGCCGCCGGGTCCTGTTACGGCCGGGCAGTTGGTGAAGCTCGTGGAGCAGGGCCTTCAGCTGGTGGGCAGCGGGGACCGCGGGGACCTGCGCAGGAGGCTGGAGCAGGCCATGCACCGGCTGCAGGACCCCAGCATCAGGGTCATCGTGGTGGGGGAGTTCAAGCAGGGAAAGAGCAAGCTCATCAATGCCCTGGTGAACGCCCCGGTGTGCCCGGTGGATGACGACATTGCCACTTCCGTCCCTACCATCGTCCGCTACGGGGAACCGGCGTCGGCCACCCTTCTGGTCTCCGCCCCGGAAAACTTTTCGGCGGCGGAAAACCCCGCCGGGAATGGTGCCGCTGACGGCGGCAGCATAGAGCGGCGGCCCGTGGAGCTTACCGACCTGTCCGCCTTTGTTTCCGAGCAGGGGAACCCGGGAAACAGCAGGAAAATCGCGGCCGCAGAAGTCTGCCTGCCCCGCCGGATCCTCACTGGCGGGCTTACCATTATCGATTCTCCGGGCGTCGGCGGCATGGGCTCCACCCACACCCTGACCACGCTCACGGCCCTGCCCACGGCGGACGCCATGCTGCTGGTCTCGGACGCTTCGCAGGAATACACGGAACCGGAGCTGCGGTTCCTGCGCCAGGCCATGCGGATCACCCCCAGTGTCGCCGCCGTCCTCTCCAAGACAGACCTCTACCCGGACTGGCGGCGCGTGGAGGAGCTCGACCGGGCGCACCTGGACCAGGTGGCACCGGATGTTCCGCTTTTGCCGCTGTCCGCAGATCTTCGGCTGGAAGCTTCGCGGCTCCAGGACAGTGAGCTCAACGCTGAATCCGGCTTCCCGGCGCTCGTGGCCCACCTCCGCAATGACGTGGCGGGCAAGGCAGAGCGGATCCAGCGCCGCTCCGTCAGCCAGGACCTGCTGTCCGTCACCGAAAACCTCCGGCTCTCCCTGCAGTCCGAGCTTGAGGCCCTGGAGAACCCGGGTGCCAGGCCGCAGATGCTCGCAGACCTGGAACAGGCCAAGATGGAAGCGGACCATCTGCGAAAGCGGTCCGCACGCTGGCAGCTCACGCTCAGCGACGGCATCAACGACCTCATTGCCGACATGGAGTACGACCTCCGGGACCGCCTGCGTGGGATTCAACGGGAAGCCGAGACCGCCATCGACCAGGGCGATCCCGGTCCCGTCTGGACACAGTTCTCCCAGTGGCTCGAAGAGTGTGTCGCCGCAGCGGTTTCGGACACGTTCGTCTGGACCAGCGAAAGGTCGCAATGGCTGGCTGCGCAGGTGGCCGAACACTTCGCCGCCGATGAGGTGTCATTGCCGGTCCTGCACGTCTCCGATTCCGGGGACGCCCTGGACCCGGTGGAGCAGATGCCGGGGCTGGATCCGGGCCGGGTGAACCCCATCCAGAAAGTCCTCATCGGCATGCGTGGATCCTACGGCGGTGTCCTCATGTTCGGCCTCCTGACGGGAATCTTCGGGATGGCCCTTATCAATCCGCTCTCGGTGGGCGCCGGGCTGCTGCTGGGACGCAAGGCCTACCGGGAGGACAAGGAGACCCGGCTAAAGCGGCGCCAGGGCGAGGCGAAGGCGCTGGTGAGGCGCCAGTTGGACGATGTGACGTTCCAGGTGGGGAAGCAGTTGAAGGACAGGCTGCGGCTGGTTCAGCGGACCATCCGCGACCACTTCACCGAGATCGCCGATGAGTACCACCGGTCGCTGTCGGATTCGGTGGCCGCGGCGCAGAAAGCTGCGAACTCCTACGCACAGGAGAAGGAAGGGCGCATCCAGGACATCAGGGCTGAGCTCAAGAAGGTGGACGCGCTGCACCGGGCGGCGGAAGCCGTGGCCGCGGAGGCCAAGGCCGCCGGAACCCGTTCCGCAGCGGGGGTGGGATGA
- a CDS encoding dynamin family protein, with amino-acid sequence MTASTTAGAAALIREALEAYGDDPAAVEALHVYARRLAEPLRIAVAGMVKAGKSTLLNAIIGEEIAPTDTGECTRIVTWYRHGHTPRITLHPTRGEPRALPLKRVDGRLVFVLDGVRADEVERLDVEWPAPALRAMTLIDTPGIASVSQDVSARSVRFLTPEDSPSEADAVIYLMRHKHASDLRFLESFRDTGAGRSGTVNAIAVLSRADEVGAGRIDSLLSAGNIAERYSRDPNLRKLALGVVPVAGLLAQSARTLRQPDFEALRVLATLDRAARERMMLSADRFRRSTEPAGLTEEARASLLARYGLFGIRLAVVLIRNGFPEPTPLAHELVRRSGLDPLLDVLDRQFQARAEALKARTALVAVENLMANRPRQGTENLAAALERLQANGHEFRELRLLAALRTTGVELAPELAAEAERLIGGQGAAAHLRLGLPPGCGPQALAEEARRCLTRWRAAAESPLTARSAGEACRVVIRSCEGMLADCANSDRQAQSA; translated from the coding sequence ATGACGGCGTCCACCACGGCCGGGGCGGCAGCGCTGATCCGGGAAGCGCTGGAAGCCTACGGCGACGATCCCGCGGCCGTAGAGGCGCTGCACGTCTATGCGCGGCGGTTGGCGGAGCCACTGAGGATCGCTGTTGCCGGCATGGTAAAAGCAGGCAAATCCACGCTCCTGAACGCCATCATTGGCGAGGAGATCGCCCCCACGGACACCGGCGAGTGCACCAGGATCGTCACCTGGTACCGGCACGGCCACACTCCCCGCATCACGCTGCACCCCACCAGGGGGGAGCCCCGGGCCCTGCCCCTGAAGCGCGTGGACGGGCGCCTGGTCTTCGTCCTTGACGGCGTACGGGCGGACGAAGTGGAACGCCTCGACGTCGAATGGCCGGCGCCGGCACTGCGCGCCATGACCCTTATCGACACCCCTGGCATCGCCTCCGTCTCCCAGGATGTGTCCGCACGGTCCGTCCGGTTCCTGACGCCGGAGGATTCGCCGTCGGAAGCTGATGCCGTTATCTATCTGATGCGCCACAAGCACGCGTCCGATCTGCGTTTCCTGGAGTCCTTCCGCGACACCGGGGCCGGCCGCTCGGGCACGGTCAACGCCATCGCGGTGCTGTCCCGGGCCGACGAGGTGGGGGCTGGGCGCATCGACTCCCTTTTGTCCGCAGGCAACATCGCCGAAAGGTACAGCCGCGATCCCAACCTCCGGAAGCTGGCCCTCGGCGTGGTCCCGGTAGCCGGACTCCTGGCCCAAAGCGCCCGCACCCTGCGCCAGCCGGACTTCGAGGCCCTGCGAGTGCTGGCAACCCTGGACCGCGCAGCGCGTGAACGGATGATGCTCTCCGCCGACAGGTTCCGCCGGTCCACCGAGCCGGCGGGACTGACCGAAGAAGCACGGGCATCATTGCTGGCACGCTACGGGCTTTTCGGCATCCGCCTGGCCGTGGTCCTCATCCGCAACGGGTTCCCGGAACCCACACCGCTGGCCCACGAGCTGGTCCGGCGAAGCGGCCTGGACCCCCTGCTTGACGTGCTGGACCGGCAGTTCCAGGCCCGGGCGGAAGCACTCAAGGCCAGGACGGCCCTGGTGGCGGTGGAGAACCTCATGGCCAACCGGCCGCGGCAGGGGACGGAAAACCTGGCGGCGGCCCTGGAACGACTGCAGGCCAACGGGCATGAATTCCGCGAGCTCCGGCTGCTGGCGGCGCTGCGGACAACGGGGGTGGAACTGGCCCCGGAACTGGCTGCAGAAGCTGAACGGCTCATCGGAGGCCAGGGCGCCGCTGCCCATCTGCGGCTTGGCCTGCCGCCTGGCTGCGGCCCGCAGGCACTGGCAGAGGAGGCCAGGCGCTGCCTAACCCGTTGGCGGGCAGCTGCAGAAAGTCCGCTGACTGCCCGGTCCGCCGGGGAAGCCTGCCGCGTGGTGATCCGCAGCTGCGAGGGGATGCTGGCGGACTGTGCAAACAGCGACCGCCAGGCGCAGTCGGCGTAG
- a CDS encoding PLD nuclease N-terminal domain-containing protein, producing the protein MLFRVALAVAVLVIFVYGLVDVIRTEGRLARGISKPAWIVVQIVLPVLGAILWLLIGRPRGTAQPRPSYPHPTAPDDDPDFLRNLEARRRNQAEAERLKKLRDELEAKAKEDGAKGQRGTDEHDTDGLK; encoded by the coding sequence ATGCTGTTCCGTGTGGCTTTGGCCGTCGCAGTCCTCGTCATCTTCGTGTATGGCCTGGTGGACGTGATCCGCACTGAAGGCCGCCTTGCCCGGGGCATCTCGAAACCGGCCTGGATCGTCGTGCAGATCGTCCTGCCGGTGCTGGGCGCCATCCTGTGGCTGCTGATTGGCCGGCCTCGGGGCACGGCGCAGCCGCGGCCCAGCTACCCGCACCCCACGGCTCCCGATGATGATCCCGACTTCCTCCGCAACCTCGAGGCCCGCAGGCGCAACCAGGCCGAGGCCGAGCGGCTGAAGAAACTCCGGGACGAACTGGAGGCGAAGGCCAAGGAGGACGGCGCCAAAGGCCAGCGCGGCACCGACGAACACGACACCGACGGACTGAAATAA